A window of the Methanosarcinales archaeon genome harbors these coding sequences:
- a CDS encoding DNA alkylation repair protein → MSNNLKNIKKDLQTLNDPVKAKTLSKFFKTGKGQYGEGDIFLGIKVPEQRKVAKKYTGLILDDISHLLKSKIHEYRLTALFILVLKYKKEDSNGKQEIVDFYVSSSN, encoded by the coding sequence ATGTCCAACAATCTTAAGAACATAAAAAAAGACCTTCAAACTCTTAATGATCCAGTAAAAGCCAAAACATTATCGAAATTTTTCAAGACAGGTAAAGGCCAGTATGGCGAGGGTGACATATTTCTTGGAATCAAGGTACCTGAGCAGCGCAAGGTCGCAAAAAAGTATACTGGTTTGATACTGGATGATATCAGCCATCTTCTTAAAAGTAAAATCCATGAATATAGATTGACTGCTTTATTCATTTTAGTCCTAAAATATAAAAAAGAGGACTCCAATGGAAAACAGGAAATTGTTGATTTTTATGTATCTTCTTCAAATTAA